In Synechococcus sp. CB0101, a genomic segment contains:
- a CDS encoding DUF3153 domain-containing protein, with protein sequence MQQSEFESLEALSEPARQALERGDYGRCQQLLAPLLEQHHVSTPFGGQLRLLLATAQMGQGNSAGAAATCRSLRACRDASLRSQAKDLQEVLEAPALERPREWSMTLPPLGEVQPLEGQVQALAKRRRRKLPPPPPAPPTGPTSAPLGFAVVVIVLLLITALLGGCVDVDTTLRFPAPGRLQISQISSSSTGSPLPWQRQLTAALQSTPWRARQDHGQLSLRAPALPAQQALDLLATTLEQSASLAAVPLPAPQLSLVERNWLLGVRQQFSCSLDLRGVQALPGLELSLSLEPLPQRAVRRAEPIAAESLKPRRGLPARVIWRLQPGALNQLEVSCWRWSRLGVGSVLIGLLLALVALLQRLKLAAGFGLPQLPA encoded by the coding sequence GTGCAGCAGAGCGAGTTCGAATCCCTAGAGGCGCTGAGCGAGCCCGCCCGGCAGGCGCTGGAGCGTGGCGATTACGGCCGTTGCCAGCAGTTGCTGGCTCCCCTGCTCGAGCAACATCACGTCAGCACACCCTTTGGCGGGCAACTGCGGCTGCTGCTGGCCACTGCCCAGATGGGTCAGGGCAATAGTGCGGGAGCAGCGGCCACCTGCCGCAGCCTGCGCGCCTGCCGCGATGCCAGCCTGCGCAGCCAGGCCAAAGATCTGCAGGAGGTGCTGGAGGCGCCTGCGCTCGAGCGTCCGCGCGAGTGGTCGATGACCCTGCCTCCGCTCGGGGAGGTGCAACCTCTCGAAGGGCAGGTGCAAGCCCTGGCCAAACGGCGGCGCCGGAAGTTGCCGCCCCCACCGCCGGCCCCACCCACCGGCCCCACCAGTGCACCGCTTGGCTTTGCCGTGGTGGTGATCGTGCTGCTGTTGATCACCGCCCTGCTCGGGGGCTGCGTCGATGTCGACACCACCCTGCGCTTCCCGGCGCCCGGCCGGCTGCAGATCAGCCAGATCAGCAGCTCGAGCACCGGCAGCCCCCTGCCCTGGCAGCGCCAGCTCACGGCGGCCCTGCAGTCAACCCCCTGGAGAGCGCGCCAGGATCATGGCCAGCTCAGCCTGCGGGCCCCGGCGCTGCCGGCTCAACAGGCCTTGGATTTGCTGGCCACCACCCTGGAGCAGAGCGCCAGCCTGGCTGCGGTGCCATTGCCGGCACCGCAGCTGAGCCTTGTTGAGCGCAATTGGCTCTTGGGGGTCAGGCAACAGTTCAGCTGCAGCTTGGATCTGCGCGGTGTGCAAGCGCTGCCAGGGCTTGAGTTGAGCCTTTCGCTCGAACCGCTGCCGCAGCGGGCTGTTCGCCGGGCTGAACCGATCGCGGCCGAGAGCCTGAAGCCCCGCCGCGGACTGCCCGCCCGAGTGATCTGGCGGCTGCAGCCCGGTGCCCTCAACCAGCTGGAGGTGTCGTGTTGGCGTTGGAGCCGGCTTGGGGTGGGTTCTGTGCTGATTGGTCTGTTGCTTGCGCTGGTGGCTCTGTTGCAGCGGCTCAAGTTAGCGGCGGGCTTCGGGCTGCCCCAATTGCCGGCTTGA
- the argB gene encoding acetylglutamate kinase has product MTADLQHDRSDALRVSVLSEALPYIQRFAGRRVVVKYGGAAMVRADLRDAVYRDLVLLASVGVKPVVVHGGGPEINDWLGRLQIQPEFRNGLRVTTPETMDVVEMVLVGRVNKQIVNGLNRLGARAVGLCGSDGGLVRARTYGDGSNGLVGDVAAVDPAVLFPLLEAGYIPVISSVAADADGQAHNINADTVAGELAAALQAEKLILLTDTPGILQNRDDPDSLIRSVTLSEARGLIASGVVAGGMTPKTECCIRALAQGVSAAHIVDGRTPHALLLEVFTDAGIGTMVVGSTQPR; this is encoded by the coding sequence ATGACCGCTGACCTCCAGCACGACCGCAGTGACGCCCTGAGGGTGTCGGTTCTGAGCGAAGCCCTTCCTTATATCCAGCGTTTCGCCGGCCGCCGCGTGGTGGTGAAGTACGGCGGTGCTGCGATGGTGCGCGCCGACCTGCGCGATGCGGTGTACCGCGACCTGGTGCTGCTCGCCTCGGTGGGGGTCAAGCCGGTGGTGGTGCATGGCGGTGGCCCGGAAATCAACGACTGGCTCGGACGGCTGCAGATTCAGCCCGAGTTCCGCAATGGCCTGCGGGTCACCACGCCCGAAACCATGGATGTGGTGGAGATGGTGCTGGTGGGGCGGGTCAACAAGCAGATCGTGAATGGCCTCAATCGCCTCGGCGCCCGTGCTGTGGGGTTGTGCGGCAGCGATGGCGGCCTCGTTCGCGCCCGCACCTACGGCGACGGCAGCAATGGCCTCGTTGGTGATGTGGCCGCGGTGGATCCGGCGGTGCTGTTTCCGTTGTTGGAAGCGGGCTACATCCCCGTGATTTCATCGGTGGCCGCCGATGCCGATGGCCAGGCCCACAACATCAACGCCGACACCGTTGCCGGTGAGCTGGCGGCGGCCCTGCAGGCCGAGAAGTTGATCCTGCTCACCGACACCCCAGGCATTCTTCAGAACCGCGACGATCCGGATTCGTTGATCCGCTCGGTGACGCTCTCCGAAGCCCGCGGTTTGATCGCCAGCGGCGTGGTGGCCGGTGGCATGACGCCCAAAACCGAGTGCTGCATCCGCGCTCTGGCCCAGGGGGTTTCGGCGGCGCACATCGTCGATGGCCGCACGCCCCACGCCCTGCTGCTGGAGGTGTTCACCGACGCCGGCATTGGCACCATGGTGGTGGGAAGCACCCAGCCCCGTTAG
- a CDS encoding DUF2854 domain-containing protein, translating to MLSIASPGSLVTIAGASLSVIGWIGYATSNPNLSLPTIFYGIPILLGGLALKSSELPPAQLIAPSPEAMALRDAPASQTLRKLVKDVTRWRYGQKAHLESSLEALKLWDEEAPPQLESVTELAVDGRYGLAMRFRLEGVPYERWQQKQDRLGRFFDKGLEARLSQPASGELLLELLPVQPA from the coding sequence ATGCTTTCCATCGCTTCCCCCGGCAGCCTAGTAACGATCGCCGGGGCCTCTCTCTCGGTGATCGGCTGGATCGGCTACGCCACCAGCAATCCCAACCTGAGCCTGCCCACGATCTTTTACGGGATCCCCATCCTGTTGGGGGGTCTGGCGCTCAAATCCTCTGAGCTCCCCCCGGCGCAGCTGATCGCGCCTTCCCCTGAGGCCATGGCCCTGCGCGATGCGCCAGCCAGCCAGACCCTGCGCAAGCTGGTGAAGGACGTCACCCGCTGGCGCTACGGCCAGAAGGCCCATCTGGAGAGCTCCCTGGAAGCACTCAAGCTCTGGGACGAGGAGGCCCCGCCCCAGCTGGAGAGCGTTACCGAACTGGCGGTGGATGGTCGCTACGGCCTCGCCATGCGCTTTCGCCTGGAAGGGGTTCCGTACGAGCGTTGGCAGCAGAAACAGGATCGCCTCGGCCGTTTCTTCGACAAAGGCCTCGAGGCACGCCTGAGCCAGCCCGCCAGCGGGGAGTTACTGCTGGAACTGCTGCCTGTACAGCCCGCCTGA
- a CDS encoding single-stranded DNA-binding protein, producing MNHCLLEVEVLEAPQVRYTQDNQTPVAEMAVQFDGLRPDDPPGQLKVVGWGSLAQDLQNRVQVGQRLMVEGRLRMNTVTRQDGVKEKRAEFTLSRLHPLAGGGGGSAMAAGAPSAPMASRSSSPAPARAAAAPAPAAAPSAPQPPAWNASPLVPDLPEGEDEIPF from the coding sequence GTGAACCATTGCTTGCTGGAGGTGGAGGTGCTGGAGGCGCCCCAGGTGCGCTACACCCAGGACAACCAAACTCCGGTGGCGGAGATGGCGGTGCAGTTCGATGGGCTTCGCCCCGATGATCCGCCGGGCCAGCTGAAGGTGGTGGGCTGGGGCAGCCTCGCGCAGGACCTGCAGAACCGGGTGCAGGTGGGTCAGCGCCTGATGGTGGAGGGGCGCCTACGGATGAACACCGTGACCCGGCAAGACGGGGTGAAGGAAAAGCGCGCTGAATTCACCCTCTCGCGCCTGCATCCACTCGCGGGCGGCGGTGGTGGCTCGGCCATGGCCGCTGGTGCTCCCTCTGCCCCGATGGCCAGTCGCAGCTCCAGCCCGGCACCGGCTCGCGCCGCAGCGGCCCCGGCCCCAGCCGCGGCTCCGTCTGCGCCCCAGCCCCCGGCCTGGAATGCCTCTCCACTGGTGCCTGATCTGCCCGAAGGGGAAGACGAGATTCCGTTCTGA
- a CDS encoding precorrin-6A/cobalt-precorrin-6A reductase: protein MHELRLHQGAAAAGGWIWLFAGTGEGPPLAATLLNRGWRVRVSVVTAAAARAYRQHPNLDLQVGAIGSDAALEQQLQDLRPLWLVDATHPFALQISARLERVCTQREQPWLQLDRRDSSSAQFDPQVQPLQHLADLKMLALSDERLLLAIGARQLPQALAATPQCTHFARVLDQPGSLQAALACGLPDDHIACLRPSASAEGHLEEALCRRWGITRVLCRQGGGRSERLWRQVCQRLQLPLLLLCRPQAATGLPLALLLEKLGHP, encoded by the coding sequence ATGCACGAGCTGCGTTTGCACCAGGGGGCAGCGGCGGCTGGGGGCTGGATCTGGCTCTTTGCCGGCACAGGGGAGGGGCCGCCCCTGGCAGCAACCTTGCTGAACCGCGGCTGGCGTGTGCGGGTGAGCGTGGTCACCGCAGCGGCCGCCCGGGCCTACCGCCAGCACCCCAACCTGGATCTGCAGGTGGGTGCCATCGGGAGCGACGCAGCACTGGAGCAGCAGCTGCAGGACCTTCGCCCCCTCTGGCTGGTAGATGCCACCCATCCTTTTGCGCTGCAGATCAGCGCACGGCTGGAGAGGGTCTGTACGCAACGTGAGCAGCCCTGGCTGCAATTGGATCGACGCGACTCGAGCTCGGCCCAGTTCGATCCACAGGTGCAGCCGTTGCAGCACCTGGCAGACCTGAAGATGCTGGCCCTCAGCGATGAACGCCTGCTGCTGGCGATCGGGGCACGCCAGCTGCCCCAGGCCCTGGCGGCCACCCCCCAGTGCACGCACTTCGCCCGGGTGCTCGATCAACCGGGGAGCCTGCAAGCAGCGCTGGCTTGCGGACTACCCGACGATCACATCGCCTGCCTGCGCCCGAGCGCCAGCGCAGAGGGCCATCTGGAAGAGGCGCTCTGCCGCCGCTGGGGCATCACCCGCGTGCTCTGCCGCCAGGGGGGAGGGCGCAGCGAAAGGCTCTGGCGGCAGGTTTGCCAACGGCTGCAGCTCCCACTGCTGCTGCTCTGCCGCCCCCAGGCGGCCACTGGGTTGCCCCTGGCCTTGCTGCTGGAGAAGCTGGGACACCCTTGA
- the cutA gene encoding divalent-cation tolerance protein CutA yields the protein MADNAILALTTEANQALAEQLATALLERELAACVALKPVHSLYRWQGRIERSDEVQILIKSHPACGAALEEAVHSLHSYSTPQWLVWSAQAGEAYAAWMSECCAIS from the coding sequence ATGGCCGACAACGCGATCCTGGCGCTCACCACCGAAGCCAACCAGGCCCTGGCGGAACAGCTGGCCACAGCACTGTTGGAACGTGAGCTCGCAGCCTGTGTGGCGCTGAAGCCGGTGCACTCGCTCTACCGCTGGCAGGGCCGGATCGAGCGGAGCGACGAGGTGCAGATCCTGATCAAAAGCCATCCGGCCTGCGGCGCGGCCCTGGAGGAAGCGGTGCACAGCCTGCACAGCTACAGCACACCCCAGTGGCTGGTGTGGTCGGCGCAGGCCGGTGAGGCTTACGCCGCCTGGATGAGCGAGTGCTGCGCCATCAGCTGA
- a CDS encoding adenosine kinase, with amino-acid sequence MAPHHTLDVVGIGNAIVDVLVHADDDQLDNLELTKGTMALVDEQQAERLYASVGPGLETSGGSAANTLAGIAQLGGRAGFIGRVRNDQLGSIFAHDIRSVGARFDTPAATDGPSTARCLILVTPDAQRTMCTYLGASVGLDPGDLDLEMVAQAKVLYLEGYLWDSDEAKRAFIAAAEVARAHGAEVALSLSDAFCVERHRESFQELVDGHVDILFANEMEITSLYKANSFEAAAEEVRGRCRIAALTRSEQGSLILNGSGTHVIEPVKLGPLVDTTGAGDLYAAGFLHGHTQGLDVETCGRLGSLCAGQVVTQLGPRPQVDLRQLMAQHSLIQAA; translated from the coding sequence ATGGCCCCCCATCACACCCTCGACGTTGTCGGCATCGGCAACGCCATCGTTGACGTGCTTGTGCATGCCGACGACGACCAGCTCGACAACCTCGAGCTCACCAAGGGCACGATGGCCCTGGTGGACGAGCAGCAGGCCGAGCGCCTCTACGCCAGCGTTGGTCCTGGCCTGGAAACCTCTGGCGGCTCCGCGGCCAACACCCTCGCTGGCATTGCCCAGCTCGGCGGCCGCGCCGGCTTCATCGGCCGGGTGCGTAACGATCAGTTGGGCAGCATTTTTGCCCACGACATCCGCTCGGTCGGGGCCCGCTTCGACACCCCCGCAGCAACCGATGGACCCTCCACGGCCCGCTGCCTGATCCTGGTCACCCCGGATGCCCAGCGCACGATGTGCACCTATCTGGGGGCATCCGTGGGGCTCGACCCCGGCGATCTCGATCTCGAGATGGTGGCTCAGGCCAAGGTGCTGTACCTCGAGGGCTATCTCTGGGACAGCGATGAGGCCAAGCGCGCGTTCATCGCTGCCGCTGAAGTGGCCCGTGCCCATGGCGCCGAAGTGGCCCTCAGCCTCTCGGATGCCTTCTGCGTGGAGCGTCACCGCGAGAGCTTCCAGGAGCTGGTGGATGGCCACGTCGACATCCTGTTTGCCAACGAGATGGAGATCACATCCCTCTACAAGGCCAACAGCTTCGAGGCGGCGGCTGAAGAGGTGCGCGGGCGTTGCCGCATCGCGGCTCTGACCCGCAGTGAACAGGGCTCGCTGATCCTCAACGGCAGCGGCACCCATGTGATCGAGCCCGTGAAGCTCGGCCCCCTGGTGGATACCACCGGTGCCGGTGATCTCTATGCCGCCGGCTTCCTGCATGGCCACACCCAGGGCCTGGATGTGGAAACCTGCGGCCGGCTCGGATCCCTCTGCGCTGGGCAGGTGGTGACCCAGCTCGGTCCACGGCCTCAGGTGGATTTGCGTCAGCTGATGGCGCAGCACTCGCTCATCCAGGCGGCGTAA
- a CDS encoding adenylosuccinate synthase, which yields MSLANVVVIGAQWGDEGKGKITDLLSRSADVVVRYQGGVNAGHTIVVDDKVLKLHLIPSGILYPDTVCLIGSGTVVDPKVMIGELDMLADNGIAVDGLRLASTAHVTMPYHRLLDQAMEQQRGDRRIGTTGRGIGPTYADKSQRNGIRIIDILDEERLRDRLAGPLAEKNETLQKLYGLEPLDFEAVVAEYVAYGQRLAPHVVDCTRAIHEAARARQNILFEGAQGTLLDLDHGTYPYVTSSNPVSGGACIGAGVGPTLIDRVIGVAKAYTTRVGEGPFPTELEGSLNDHLCDRGGEYGTTTGRRRRCGWFDGVIGRYAVEVNGLDCLAITKLDVLDELDEIQVCVAYELDGRRIEHFPSSAEDFARCQPIFETLPGWQTSTADCRTLEDLPPTAMSYLRFLAELMEVPIAIVSLGADRDQTIVVEDPIHGPKRALLSR from the coding sequence GTGTCCTTGGCCAACGTCGTCGTCATCGGTGCGCAGTGGGGTGACGAGGGGAAGGGCAAGATCACCGATCTCCTCAGCCGCTCCGCCGATGTGGTGGTGCGTTATCAGGGCGGCGTGAACGCCGGCCACACCATCGTTGTGGACGACAAGGTGCTCAAGCTGCACCTGATCCCGTCTGGCATCCTTTACCCCGACACGGTTTGCCTGATTGGTTCAGGCACCGTGGTCGACCCCAAGGTGATGATCGGCGAGCTCGACATGCTCGCTGACAACGGCATTGCCGTGGATGGCCTGCGCCTGGCATCAACAGCCCACGTGACCATGCCCTACCACCGCCTGCTCGATCAGGCGATGGAGCAGCAGCGCGGCGATCGCCGCATTGGCACCACAGGTCGGGGGATTGGCCCCACCTATGCGGATAAATCGCAGCGCAACGGCATTCGCATCATCGACATCCTCGATGAGGAACGCCTGCGCGATCGTCTCGCCGGTCCGCTCGCCGAAAAGAACGAAACGCTTCAGAAGCTGTACGGCCTAGAGCCTCTCGATTTCGAGGCTGTGGTGGCTGAATACGTGGCCTACGGCCAGCGGTTGGCCCCCCACGTGGTGGATTGCACCCGGGCGATTCACGAGGCCGCCCGCGCTCGCCAAAACATCCTGTTCGAGGGCGCCCAGGGCACGCTGCTCGACCTCGACCACGGCACCTATCCCTACGTCACCTCCTCCAACCCCGTGAGCGGCGGCGCCTGCATCGGCGCTGGGGTGGGCCCCACCCTGATCGATCGGGTGATCGGCGTGGCCAAGGCCTACACCACTCGCGTGGGCGAAGGTCCCTTCCCCACCGAGCTGGAGGGCAGCCTCAACGACCACCTCTGCGATCGCGGTGGCGAATACGGCACCACCACCGGCCGCCGCCGCCGTTGCGGTTGGTTCGATGGTGTGATCGGCCGCTATGCGGTGGAAGTGAATGGTCTGGATTGCTTGGCCATCACCAAGCTCGACGTGCTCGACGAGCTGGATGAAATCCAGGTGTGCGTGGCCTACGAGCTCGATGGCCGCCGCATTGAGCACTTCCCCAGCTCCGCCGAGGATTTCGCCCGCTGTCAGCCCATCTTCGAAACCCTGCCCGGCTGGCAGACCTCCACGGCCGATTGCCGCACCCTTGAGGATCTGCCTCCCACGGCCATGAGCTACTTGCGCTTCCTGGCGGAGCTGATGGAAGTGCCGATTGCGATCGTGTCGCTCGGTGCTGATCGCGATCAAACGATCGTGGTGGAAGATCCGATCCACGGGCCCAAGCGGGCTCTGCTCAGCCGCTGA
- the psb27 gene encoding photosystem II protein Psb27, whose product MAAGWRQLKAAVLAVCLCLSLMLTACSGGGPLTGNYVEDTVAVADTLIATIALPADDPGRSEAETSARALINDYMARYRPQPKVNGLASFTTMQTALNSLAGHYANYPNRPVPDALRDRVSKELKKAETGVVRGA is encoded by the coding sequence ATGGCGGCTGGTTGGCGTCAACTCAAAGCAGCCGTCCTGGCGGTGTGTCTGTGCCTTTCGCTGATGCTCACCGCCTGCTCCGGCGGCGGGCCCCTCACGGGCAATTACGTGGAAGACACGGTGGCCGTGGCCGACACCTTGATCGCCACCATTGCCCTGCCCGCCGATGATCCCGGCCGCAGCGAGGCTGAAACCTCAGCCCGCGCCCTGATCAACGACTACATGGCCCGTTACCGGCCCCAGCCGAAGGTGAATGGACTCGCCTCGTTCACCACGATGCAGACCGCTCTGAATTCCCTGGCTGGTCACTACGCCAACTACCCCAACCGGCCGGTGCCCGATGCCCTGCGCGATCGCGTGTCCAAGGAGCTAAAAAAAGCGGAAACCGGGGTGGTTCGCGGCGCCTGA
- a CDS encoding proline--tRNA ligase produces the protein MRVSRLMLVTLRDDPAEAEIPSHKLLLRAGYIRRVGSGIYAYLPLLWRVLQKISAIVREELNAAGALETLLPQLQPAELWQRSGRWAGYTAGEGIMFHLEDRQGRELGLGPTHEEVITALAGDLLRSYRQLPVNLYQIQTKFRDEIRPRFGLMRGREFIMKDAYSFHADEACLKQTYAAMDQAYRRIFSRCGLRAVAVEADSGAIGGSASQEFMVTADAGEDLILASGDGRYAANQERAVSLPAEAVPLPGGARAAGAGEDLTTPGQTAIDDLCSAHGFDPTQTVKVLLLLARFEDGCLQPLLVSLRGDQQLNEVKLANAVTARCSAEHGTLLDITPLTAEAVGKEGLARIPFGFMGPHLEDAVLQGARSWQPHFLRLADATATALESFVCGANSIDTHWVGASWGGLCPAPESLDLRAAQPGDRCLHDASQQLEASRGIEVGHIFQLGRKYSAALEATFTNEAGQEEPLWMGCYGIGVSRLAQAAVEQHHDANGICWPTAIAPFEVIVVIANVADAAQRELGEQLYAEFQVAGMDVLLDDRTERAGVKFKDADLLGIPWRVVVGRGAADGKVELVQRAGGERSDLAAADVLAQLQGQLERERGGLALA, from the coding sequence ATGCGCGTCTCCCGCCTGATGCTGGTGACGCTGCGGGATGACCCCGCCGAAGCCGAGATCCCTTCCCACAAGCTGCTGTTGCGGGCCGGCTACATCCGCCGGGTGGGCAGCGGCATCTATGCCTACCTGCCCCTGCTCTGGAGGGTGCTCCAGAAAATCTCCGCCATCGTGCGTGAGGAGCTCAACGCCGCGGGCGCCCTCGAAACCCTGCTGCCCCAGCTGCAGCCTGCTGAGCTGTGGCAGCGCAGCGGTCGCTGGGCTGGCTACACCGCCGGCGAAGGAATCATGTTCCACCTGGAGGATCGTCAGGGCCGCGAGCTGGGCCTCGGCCCCACCCATGAAGAGGTGATCACGGCCCTGGCCGGCGATCTGCTGCGCTCCTACCGGCAGCTGCCGGTGAACCTCTACCAAATTCAGACCAAATTCCGCGATGAGATTCGGCCGCGCTTTGGTCTGATGCGGGGGCGCGAATTCATCATGAAGGATGCCTATTCCTTCCACGCCGATGAGGCCTGCCTGAAGCAGACCTACGCGGCGATGGATCAGGCCTACCGCCGCATCTTCAGCCGCTGCGGCCTGCGAGCCGTGGCGGTGGAGGCCGATAGCGGTGCGATCGGCGGCTCCGCCAGCCAGGAGTTCATGGTCACCGCCGATGCCGGCGAAGACCTGATCCTCGCCAGTGGCGATGGCCGTTATGCCGCCAACCAGGAGCGTGCGGTGTCGCTTCCGGCGGAGGCGGTGCCCCTGCCCGGTGGTGCGCGCGCCGCTGGCGCGGGTGAAGACCTCACCACCCCGGGCCAAACCGCGATCGACGATCTCTGCAGCGCCCATGGGTTTGATCCCACTCAAACGGTCAAGGTGCTGCTGCTGCTGGCACGGTTTGAAGACGGCTGCCTGCAGCCCCTGCTGGTGAGCCTGCGGGGCGATCAGCAGCTCAATGAGGTGAAGCTGGCGAATGCCGTAACGGCTCGCTGCAGCGCTGAACACGGCACCCTGCTCGACATCACACCCCTCACCGCAGAGGCGGTTGGCAAGGAGGGCCTGGCCCGGATTCCCTTTGGCTTCATGGGGCCTCACTTGGAGGATGCCGTGCTCCAGGGCGCCCGCAGTTGGCAGCCCCACTTCCTGCGCCTGGCGGATGCCACCGCGACGGCCCTCGAGAGCTTCGTGTGCGGCGCCAACAGCATCGATACCCACTGGGTGGGTGCCAGCTGGGGCGGTCTCTGCCCTGCACCCGAAAGCCTGGATCTGCGTGCCGCTCAACCGGGCGATCGCTGCCTGCACGATGCCAGCCAGCAGCTCGAAGCCAGCCGCGGCATCGAGGTGGGTCACATCTTTCAGTTAGGCCGTAAATACTCCGCCGCCCTTGAGGCCACCTTCACCAATGAAGCCGGCCAGGAAGAGCCCCTCTGGATGGGCTGCTACGGCATTGGTGTGTCGCGCTTGGCGCAAGCGGCCGTGGAGCAGCACCACGATGCCAATGGCATCTGCTGGCCCACCGCCATCGCGCCCTTTGAGGTGATCGTGGTGATTGCCAACGTGGCGGATGCTGCCCAGCGGGAGCTCGGTGAGCAGCTCTACGCCGAGTTCCAGGTCGCTGGCATGGATGTGCTGCTCGATGACCGCACCGAGCGCGCCGGTGTGAAATTCAAAGATGCCGATCTGCTGGGCATCCCCTGGCGTGTGGTTGTGGGGCGCGGTGCCGCTGATGGGAAGGTGGAACTCGTGCAGCGGGCCGGTGGTGAGCGCAGCGACCTGGCCGCTGCCGATGTGCTCGCTCAGCTGCAGGGGCAACTGGAGCGTGAACGAGGCGGGCTGGCCTTGGCCTGA
- a CDS encoding inorganic diphosphatase, translating into MDLRSLQASPAPGLVNLMVEIPAGSRNKYEFNTEAGLMVLDRVLHSSVRYPFDYGFVPNTLAEDGAPLDAMVIMDEPTFAGCLITARPIGILDMVDCGAHDGKLLCVPAADPRQREIRSIRQIAANQLEEVAEFFRTYKNLEGRVIEITGWLDADAVPALLERCIAAARVS; encoded by the coding sequence ATGGATTTGCGCAGTCTGCAGGCCTCTCCGGCGCCCGGGCTGGTGAACCTGATGGTGGAGATCCCAGCCGGCAGCCGCAATAAATACGAGTTCAACACCGAAGCCGGCCTGATGGTGCTGGATCGGGTGTTGCATTCCTCGGTGCGTTACCCGTTTGATTACGGCTTCGTACCCAACACCCTCGCCGAGGATGGTGCCCCCCTCGACGCCATGGTGATCATGGATGAGCCAACCTTTGCGGGCTGCCTGATCACCGCCAGGCCGATCGGCATTCTCGACATGGTGGACTGCGGCGCCCATGATGGGAAGTTGCTCTGTGTACCCGCAGCCGACCCGCGTCAGCGAGAGATCCGCAGCATTCGTCAGATCGCGGCCAACCAATTGGAAGAGGTGGCGGAGTTCTTCCGCACCTACAAAAACCTGGAGGGCCGCGTGATCGAAATCACCGGCTGGCTCGATGCTGATGCCGTGCCCGCCTTGCTGGAGCGCTGCATTGCCGCAGCCAGGGTTAGCTGA
- a CDS encoding class I SAM-dependent methyltransferase: protein MQSSGYERLQSQVIPGYGSLARLSVALLAASPVAAEPGVDVLVAGCGTGSELLEAVAQRPDWCLTALDPSAEMLQEARQRLGDQAAIQWQQSTVEALVDAPGMAGRFAGALSVLVLQSLPDDGSKLAFLTALARCLKPGAQLVLVDLMQTSLPSLEGQLDQAWRGFQRASGLECSLQDGLHPIGLARLTSLVNAAGFGDPARIFQALGFEGFLLQRLS from the coding sequence GTGCAGTCCTCCGGCTACGAACGGCTTCAGAGCCAGGTGATCCCCGGGTACGGCAGCTTGGCGCGGCTCTCGGTGGCCCTGTTGGCCGCCTCGCCCGTGGCGGCAGAGCCGGGAGTTGATGTGTTGGTGGCTGGCTGCGGCACGGGTTCGGAGTTGCTGGAGGCGGTCGCCCAGCGGCCTGATTGGTGCCTCACCGCCCTGGATCCCAGCGCCGAGATGCTCCAGGAAGCGCGCCAACGGCTTGGCGATCAGGCGGCCATTCAGTGGCAGCAGTCCACCGTTGAAGCACTGGTTGATGCTCCCGGCATGGCGGGGCGTTTTGCCGGTGCGCTGTCGGTGCTGGTGTTGCAATCACTCCCCGATGACGGCAGCAAACTCGCCTTCCTCACGGCCCTGGCCCGCTGCCTGAAGCCGGGAGCCCAGTTGGTGCTGGTCGACCTGATGCAAACCAGCCTCCCCTCGCTGGAAGGGCAGCTGGATCAGGCCTGGCGTGGTTTTCAGCGGGCCAGCGGTCTGGAGTGCTCCCTTCAGGATGGGCTCCATCCGATCGGCCTGGCTCGGCTCACCAGCCTGGTGAATGCTGCTGGCTTCGGGGATCCGGCCCGCATCTTCCAGGCCTTGGGCTTTGAAGGTTTCCTGCTTCAGCGTCTCAGCTAA
- a CDS encoding 2Fe-2S iron-sulfur cluster-binding protein, with protein MPTIRFEQEGQQVGCIEGANLRKAAIDAGINPYKGLNNLNNCGGVGQCGTCVVEVVEGMQNLSPRSDVEQVYLADRPANYRLSCRTSVNGDVTVRTRPQAGTGAGSNSLVGALKSLIGK; from the coding sequence GTGCCCACCATCCGTTTCGAACAGGAAGGCCAGCAGGTCGGATGCATCGAAGGAGCGAACCTCCGTAAGGCCGCCATCGATGCCGGCATCAATCCTTACAAGGGCCTGAACAACCTCAACAATTGCGGTGGTGTGGGCCAGTGCGGCACCTGCGTGGTGGAAGTGGTGGAAGGCATGCAGAACCTCTCCCCCCGCAGCGACGTGGAGCAGGTGTATCTGGCTGATCGTCCCGCCAATTACCGCCTCAGCTGCCGCACGAGCGTGAATGGGGATGTCACCGTGCGCACCCGCCCTCAAGCCGGCACCGGTGCAGGCTCCAACAGTCTGGTGGGCGCCCTCAAGAGCCTGATCGGCAAGTGA